A portion of the Cyanobium sp. PCC 7001 genome contains these proteins:
- a CDS encoding SDR family oxidoreductase, whose amino-acid sequence MGWAVMDPNEQSPVRDGLQPSGEFCTPNNLSASDSARPVNESSADQSSGNVSEGWPDASVTARALQAHLRYEQIIDAILSGYAERPALAERSYLVRPDPSTGQTVRVHEQAFRSISYRTLQERVHALTMAWRLHPDSPVQAGAFVVLVGFASIDYAVLDLALAYTKGVPVPLSPNHSSEDDDAILGTVQPVTLAVSISEFSGCVDLIARSTSIRTVIVFDLDPAVDCERAALESGIRALNEKGSDVVVQTLQDLIDVGRDAEFSFLPIQAQDQDDLALLIHTSGSTGTPKGACISSRALINTWRHVSGPYPKVTVVLAPFHHMMGRDSMITALGAGGTAYFTLRPDLSTVIEDIRLARPTGLVLFPRLCEVIEHHLTTAPEYSGNEILGGRLQSIVVASAPITPRLKASLECLLGVPVSEGYSSTETASGGLAMNGLLNRNNILAYRLRDVPEAGYSVNDRPFPRGELCVKTRFGISGYFRNPEATAELFDDDGFYCTGDIVEERAPDQIAIIDRRKNVIKLAQGEYVAVGRLEQLFQEGCGCVQQIHLHGDSTRAYLLAVVVPDRNTLAPPGSRQASEAELKARVREEILTLANQRELRGFEIPRDLILAEEPFSQQNGLLSSLGKPIRPAIRARYRSRLESLYASHEATRGTELEAIRASAGAVDVETTLLALLSSTLGVVCGAADRQTSFRELGGDSLAAVQLAMEIKKQFGVGLEGSQILGPGGTVEAWARRIHTASIQQAPHQRVGSPLAAIPAEGWLKPDHYRLENLIGIPIGTPSAEVARPTGGPPTVLLTGATGFLGGRLCLEWLQRLAGQGGRLICLVRPSNSHSAWERLRNRFSHLEPEQVARFRELAGRHLEVIPADIGEPGLGLEPGCQERLATEVDAICHCAAEVNHRLPYRHLYRPNVIGTAEIIHLAITTRLKSVDFISSIGVASLPRRPGGSIPVEGGYARGYFASKWACEQLLRSTHDCTGVPVRVIRPSLILPDRVLAGEMNPDDLLSRLLYSILVTGIAPGCFGEESQNSGRSGFSVQGLPVDQLAQTILALGEARTEGFHVLNLNADSGSGVPLDAILQDIAAKGIRLRRVEGYDLWLDAITTRLRRLPAEQRARSLLDVAEAYAGSAGQTTQSSGEMQAGSSSCPEEITSLQPDFSRAYRRKIVDDLARWGLIEPPGPVDQ is encoded by the coding sequence ATGGGGTGGGCGGTGATGGACCCAAACGAGCAGTCCCCCGTTCGCGATGGTCTCCAACCTTCCGGTGAGTTTTGCACCCCGAACAATCTGTCCGCATCAGACAGTGCCCGCCCTGTGAATGAGTCTTCCGCGGACCAGAGTTCCGGCAACGTTTCCGAGGGGTGGCCTGATGCTTCGGTCACAGCACGGGCCCTGCAGGCTCACCTGCGCTACGAACAGATCATCGATGCCATTCTGAGCGGCTACGCCGAGCGCCCTGCTCTGGCGGAGCGTTCCTACCTGGTGCGGCCGGACCCGAGCACAGGTCAAACGGTGCGTGTCCACGAGCAGGCCTTCCGCTCGATCAGCTACCGAACCCTGCAGGAACGGGTTCATGCCCTCACCATGGCCTGGCGCCTTCATCCCGATAGCCCGGTGCAAGCGGGAGCCTTCGTGGTGCTGGTGGGATTTGCCAGCATCGATTACGCCGTTCTTGATCTGGCACTGGCCTACACCAAGGGCGTGCCGGTGCCCCTGTCACCGAACCATTCCAGCGAGGACGATGACGCCATCCTCGGCACAGTCCAGCCCGTCACTCTGGCGGTATCGATCAGTGAGTTCTCTGGCTGTGTCGACCTGATCGCCCGATCGACGTCGATCCGAACTGTGATCGTCTTTGACCTTGACCCTGCCGTCGACTGCGAGCGCGCCGCACTGGAGAGCGGCATCCGGGCACTCAACGAGAAGGGGTCAGACGTTGTCGTTCAGACACTGCAGGATCTGATTGACGTTGGGAGAGACGCAGAGTTCAGCTTCCTGCCGATCCAGGCGCAGGATCAAGATGACCTGGCACTTCTGATTCACACATCCGGCAGCACAGGCACACCCAAGGGAGCCTGCATCTCATCCCGTGCACTGATCAACACCTGGCGCCATGTTTCCGGTCCCTATCCAAAAGTGACCGTGGTTCTGGCACCCTTCCACCACATGATGGGACGAGACTCGATGATCACGGCATTGGGCGCGGGCGGCACCGCCTACTTCACGCTCAGGCCTGACCTTTCGACCGTGATTGAAGACATCAGACTGGCACGGCCCACAGGCCTGGTGCTGTTTCCCCGCCTCTGCGAAGTGATCGAACACCACCTGACTACTGCGCCGGAGTATTCAGGCAACGAGATCCTCGGAGGCAGACTGCAATCCATTGTGGTGGCCTCGGCTCCGATCACGCCACGCTTGAAGGCATCCCTGGAGTGCCTCCTTGGGGTGCCTGTGAGCGAAGGCTACAGCAGCACGGAAACAGCCAGTGGCGGGCTGGCGATGAATGGACTGCTGAACCGCAACAACATTCTCGCGTATCGCCTTCGCGATGTGCCCGAGGCAGGGTATTCAGTGAATGATCGGCCCTTTCCGCGCGGAGAACTCTGCGTGAAGACCCGCTTCGGTATCTCAGGCTATTTCAGAAATCCAGAGGCCACTGCAGAGCTGTTCGACGACGATGGCTTCTATTGCACCGGTGACATCGTTGAAGAGCGGGCCCCCGATCAAATCGCCATCATCGACCGGCGAAAGAATGTCATCAAGCTGGCGCAGGGTGAATATGTCGCTGTGGGCAGGCTGGAACAGCTTTTCCAGGAAGGTTGTGGTTGCGTGCAGCAGATTCACCTCCACGGCGACAGCACAAGGGCCTATCTGCTGGCAGTCGTGGTACCTGATCGCAACACCCTTGCACCGCCCGGGTCACGGCAGGCCAGTGAGGCCGAGTTAAAGGCACGGGTGCGCGAGGAGATTCTCACCTTGGCAAACCAACGGGAGCTGCGCGGCTTCGAGATCCCTCGAGACCTGATCCTGGCGGAGGAACCCTTCTCCCAGCAGAACGGTCTGCTGTCGTCCTTGGGTAAGCCGATCCGCCCGGCCATCCGCGCGCGCTACCGCAGCCGGCTGGAGAGCCTGTATGCCAGCCATGAGGCCACCCGAGGCACTGAGCTCGAGGCCATCAGAGCGTCAGCTGGCGCGGTGGATGTGGAAACCACCCTGTTGGCGCTGCTGAGCAGCACGCTGGGTGTGGTGTGTGGGGCTGCCGATCGGCAGACGAGTTTCCGCGAGCTGGGGGGCGACTCCCTGGCCGCTGTGCAGCTGGCGATGGAGATCAAGAAGCAGTTCGGGGTGGGGCTGGAAGGGAGCCAGATTCTCGGGCCGGGCGGCACGGTGGAAGCGTGGGCGCGGAGGATCCACACCGCCTCCATCCAGCAGGCCCCGCACCAGCGGGTTGGCAGTCCCCTCGCCGCCATTCCGGCCGAGGGGTGGCTGAAGCCGGACCACTACAGGCTGGAGAACCTGATCGGGATTCCCATCGGTACACCCTCAGCCGAGGTGGCCAGGCCCACAGGCGGGCCCCCTACGGTTCTGCTCACCGGTGCCACCGGTTTTCTGGGGGGGCGCTTGTGCCTGGAGTGGCTGCAACGGCTGGCTGGCCAGGGGGGCAGGCTGATCTGTCTGGTGCGCCCCTCGAACAGCCATTCCGCCTGGGAGCGACTGAGGAACCGCTTCTCCCATCTGGAACCCGAGCAGGTGGCACGCTTCCGCGAGCTGGCGGGAAGGCATCTGGAGGTGATTCCGGCGGACATCGGAGAGCCCGGCCTGGGGCTTGAACCGGGTTGCCAGGAGCGGCTCGCCACTGAGGTGGACGCGATCTGTCACTGCGCAGCGGAAGTGAATCACCGGCTGCCCTATCGCCACCTCTACCGGCCCAATGTGATCGGCACCGCGGAGATCATTCACCTGGCGATCACGACGCGGCTGAAATCGGTGGACTTCATCTCCAGCATCGGGGTGGCTTCCCTGCCCCGGCGGCCGGGAGGGAGCATCCCGGTGGAGGGCGGCTACGCCCGGGGCTACTTCGCCAGCAAGTGGGCTTGCGAGCAACTGCTGCGCTCCACCCATGACTGCACCGGTGTGCCCGTACGGGTGATTCGGCCCAGCCTCATTCTTCCCGATCGTGTGCTGGCCGGGGAGATGAACCCGGACGATCTGCTTTCAAGACTGCTGTACAGCATCCTGGTGACCGGGATCGCCCCCGGGTGCTTTGGGGAGGAGTCGCAGAACAGTGGACGATCGGGGTTCTCGGTGCAGGGCCTCCCCGTCGACCAGTTGGCGCAGACCATCCTTGCCCTCGGGGAAGCGCGCACGGAGGGATTTCATGTGCTCAACCTCAACGCTGACAGTGGCAGCGGTGTTCCCCTGGATGCCATCCTCCAGGACATCGCCGCCAAAGGAATCAGGCTGCGACGGGTGGAGGGCTATGACCTCTGGCTCGACGCGATCACAACCCGCCTGCGTCGCCTGCCAGCCGAGCAACGGGCCCGTTCCCTGCTGGATGTGGCGGAAGCCTATGCAGGATCAGCAGGCCAGACAACGCAGAGCAGCGGTGAAATGCAGGCGGGCAGCAGCTCCTGCCCGGAGGAGATCACCAGCCTGCAACCGGACTTCAGT
- a CDS encoding glycosyltransferase, translating into MGTFRLAKALMARGHAVTYLGNPNVSSLVQEQGFAFIPFPPEPTPGGEGAQSQPDRTVKTRWWSQRWRNEMAFRRYTQMLVDGTLDQRMASGHPDLVLCDAFLWSVALRALSMQIPTIQMSTSLFTSFNSQIPPAITAMPPARGPWSARLISMAWVWMHLKHVVTKRWASVLLGSYRAPLRMHHLTATFHWVARHSGRQCKHNRDYVLDEIGPHLILPEIVLCPKAFQFPGKLPAHRHYYGDFIDLDRQEPDLPFDPRHKTIVFCSLGTSARSYNGARRFFTAAALASRHHPEWFFVVHISDADLIEHFTSTENLLILPWVAQLSLLRHTAVMVTHGGLNSIMECIHNQVPMVIVPCARDQPGNAARAAFHGIAVRAEIRHLDSAHLSQLIAKALQDQTMKECLKQMKASIQSGEGIDDAVEFIESMATGPAMPAM; encoded by the coding sequence ATGGGCACGTTTCGCCTCGCCAAAGCTCTGATGGCACGCGGTCACGCAGTGACCTATCTCGGCAATCCCAACGTGAGCAGTCTGGTGCAGGAGCAGGGCTTTGCCTTCATCCCCTTTCCCCCTGAACCCACACCTGGAGGCGAAGGTGCTCAGTCCCAGCCGGACAGGACGGTCAAGACGAGGTGGTGGTCACAACGGTGGAGAAATGAGATGGCGTTTCGCCGCTACACCCAGATGCTCGTGGATGGAACCCTGGATCAGCGCATGGCTTCAGGCCATCCCGATCTTGTGTTGTGTGATGCATTTCTCTGGTCGGTCGCGTTACGGGCGCTGTCCATGCAGATTCCGACAATTCAGATGTCCACATCCCTCTTTACGTCCTTCAATTCGCAAATTCCACCTGCCATCACTGCCATGCCGCCGGCGAGGGGACCATGGTCTGCACGGTTGATCTCCATGGCCTGGGTGTGGATGCACCTGAAGCATGTCGTCACCAAACGGTGGGCATCGGTTCTGCTGGGCTCCTACCGGGCTCCGCTCCGCATGCACCACCTCACAGCAACGTTCCACTGGGTTGCCCGGCATTCCGGTCGACAGTGCAAGCACAACAGGGACTATGTCCTGGATGAGATTGGCCCCCATCTGATCTTGCCTGAAATCGTGCTCTGCCCCAAAGCCTTTCAGTTCCCAGGAAAGCTGCCGGCGCACAGACATTACTACGGTGACTTCATCGACCTTGACAGACAGGAGCCCGATCTTCCGTTTGATCCTCGTCACAAAACCATTGTGTTCTGCTCGCTCGGAACGAGTGCAAGGTCTTACAACGGTGCCAGAAGATTCTTTACAGCTGCAGCGCTAGCCAGCCGACACCACCCCGAGTGGTTCTTCGTGGTTCACATCAGCGATGCTGACTTGATTGAGCACTTCACCAGCACAGAGAATCTGTTGATCCTGCCATGGGTGGCGCAGCTTTCATTGCTGAGACACACTGCCGTGATGGTGACGCATGGCGGTCTCAATTCAATCATGGAATGCATACACAATCAGGTTCCCATGGTGATCGTTCCATGCGCCAGGGATCAACCCGGCAATGCAGCCCGGGCCGCATTCCATGGCATTGCCGTGAGGGCGGAGATCAGACACCTCGATTCTGCTCACCTCAGCCAGTTGATTGCCAAGGCTCTCCAGGATCAAACCATGAAGGAATGCCTCAAGCAGATGAAAGCATCGATTCAATCAGGAGAAGGCATTGATGACGCTGTGGAGTTCATCGAGTCGATGGCCACTGGCCCTGCCATGCCTGCGATGTGA
- a CDS encoding cupin domain-containing protein, producing the protein MSKTTCTYWNPLTPAHQHRWQWLDGLDGQVEQLILSHDPVTGEISRLTRFHPGADTQLFGATVHDHPEEILILSGHLWDEAFGMWLETGHYASRPPGEVHGPFRTEEGCLVLDLSFPQRSVE; encoded by the coding sequence GTGAGCAAGACGACCTGCACCTACTGGAATCCGCTGACCCCAGCACATCAGCACCGCTGGCAATGGCTGGACGGCCTCGACGGGCAGGTGGAGCAGCTGATCCTCAGCCATGACCCGGTGACCGGCGAAATCAGCCGCCTCACCCGCTTCCATCCCGGGGCCGACACCCAGCTCTTCGGGGCCACGGTGCATGACCATCCCGAAGAGATCCTGATTCTGAGCGGCCACCTCTGGGATGAAGCCTTCGGGATGTGGCTGGAAACCGGGCACTACGCCAGCCGCCCGCCGGGCGAGGTGCATGGACCGTTCCGCACCGAGGAAGGCTGCCTGGTGCTGGATCTGTCCTTCCCGCAGCGGAGCGTCGAATGA
- a CDS encoding alpha/beta fold hydrolase produces the protein MLCSPAKGADAAASAAMVMKAPAQLLFLPGASGCTAVWQPVADRLRHRADRLHLGWPGFGETPPDPAVQGFEDLLGLVLNRLDRPTAVVAQSMGGVLALQAALLRPERITHLVLAVTSGGLPMAEHSAADWRPAFRSAHPRLPPWFDNAAVDLSAQLPAVEIPALLLWGDADPISPVAVGERLAALLPASHLVVLAGGSHDLVQEKPATIAPLIDRHLGISA, from the coding sequence GTGCTGTGCAGCCCTGCGAAGGGCGCTGATGCCGCCGCCTCCGCCGCCATGGTGATGAAGGCACCTGCCCAGCTGCTGTTTCTTCCTGGCGCCTCCGGCTGCACCGCCGTCTGGCAACCCGTGGCGGATCGGCTCCGCCACAGGGCCGATCGGCTGCACCTGGGCTGGCCCGGATTCGGGGAAACCCCGCCGGATCCGGCAGTCCAGGGGTTCGAGGATCTGCTGGGGCTGGTGCTGAACCGTCTGGACCGTCCCACCGCCGTGGTCGCCCAATCGATGGGCGGCGTGCTGGCGTTGCAGGCGGCGCTGCTGCGCCCCGAGCGGATCACCCATCTGGTGCTGGCCGTCACCTCCGGCGGGCTGCCGATGGCCGAACACAGCGCCGCCGACTGGCGCCCGGCGTTCCGCAGCGCCCATCCCAGGCTTCCGCCCTGGTTCGACAACGCGGCCGTGGACCTGTCCGCCCAGCTCCCCGCGGTGGAGATCCCCGCCCTGCTGCTCTGGGGCGATGCCGATCCCATCAGCCCAGTGGCCGTGGGCGAGCGCCTGGCTGCGTTGCTCCCCGCCTCCCATCTGGTGGTGCTGGCCGGCGGCAGCCATGATCTGGTGCAGGAGAAGCCCGCCACGATCGCTCCACTGATCGATCGGCACCTGGGGATTTCTGCGTGA
- a CDS encoding DMT family transporter, which translates to MGALLAYVVLKGLESTVVRGLQLHGARHPVDGLNPISACNLFFFALLVVGLSLVVADRRNLRRQLPRLGRSQWQLLGLDMLAGSLAGPLGSYMAIESMAVIEKTLVFSLVLPASALLSALWLGETLPRRFWLTTAVIGLGLVLASHSSGGPMGMHRLAGLGWGALGVAGFSCSAVTARRLGREGLGIGLTTGLPSLLAALVFLATGLVLFGPEHFTHLQLWWVAGVIGLYALTIVLGSEWSLRLSYRRFSVATVAVVGSLTLVVSVLSAAALLGEPLGLPVLTGTALVLVGVLLAVRRVPSQASASVLSVGDAEVAPNRLCSR; encoded by the coding sequence ATGGGGGCGCTGCTGGCCTACGTGGTGCTGAAGGGTCTGGAGAGCACGGTGGTGCGGGGCCTGCAGCTGCACGGCGCCCGCCATCCCGTGGATGGGCTCAACCCGATCAGTGCCTGCAACCTGTTCTTCTTCGCCCTGCTGGTGGTGGGGCTGAGCCTGGTGGTGGCCGACCGCCGAAACCTGCGTCGGCAGCTGCCCCGGCTGGGGCGCAGCCAGTGGCAGCTGCTGGGCTTGGACATGCTGGCCGGCAGCCTGGCCGGCCCCCTGGGCAGCTACATGGCGATCGAAAGCATGGCCGTGATCGAGAAGACGCTGGTGTTCAGCCTGGTGCTGCCGGCCTCGGCGCTGTTGTCAGCCCTCTGGCTGGGGGAAACCCTGCCCAGGCGCTTCTGGCTCACCACTGCCGTGATCGGCCTGGGCCTGGTGCTGGCCTCCCATAGCAGCGGCGGGCCGATGGGGATGCACCGGCTAGCTGGCCTCGGCTGGGGCGCCCTGGGCGTGGCCGGCTTTTCCTGCAGCGCCGTCACGGCCCGGCGGCTCGGGCGGGAGGGCCTCGGCATCGGCCTCACCACCGGTCTGCCGTCACTGCTGGCCGCCCTGGTGTTTCTGGCCACCGGCCTGGTGCTGTTCGGGCCGGAGCACTTCACGCACCTACAGCTCTGGTGGGTGGCCGGGGTGATCGGCCTCTATGCCCTGACCATCGTTCTCGGCAGCGAGTGGAGCCTGCGGCTGAGCTACCGCCGCTTCAGCGTGGCCACGGTGGCGGTGGTGGGCTCCCTCACCCTGGTGGTGTCGGTGCTCAGTGCCGCGGCCCTGCTGGGGGAACCCCTGGGCCTGCCGGTGCTCACGGGCACGGCCCTGGTGTTGGTGGGAGTGCTTCTGGCGGTTCGACGTGTGCCCTCCCAGGCCTCGGCCAGTGTCCTTTCAGTCGGTGACGCCGAGGTGGCACCCAACAGGTTGTGTTCACGATGA
- a CDS encoding HPP family protein has protein sequence MVAIDTVGAMVVRRLRLQRERGRAFQPRFASDEIVSAWLGAALAISALGLIGAWSHYPLVVAPFGASAVLLFGAPASPLAQPRNIVLGNTLGALVSTLCVLALGQQPWVMGVAVGLTIGLGQGLRCLHPPAGAVALLGVLLDARPAYVLSPILSGSVLLVLIAVLFHRLRPAAVPYPHHWL, from the coding sequence ATGGTGGCCATTGATACAGTTGGCGCCATGGTGGTGCGGCGGCTGCGACTGCAACGGGAGCGGGGGCGTGCCTTCCAGCCCCGCTTCGCCAGCGATGAGATCGTGTCGGCCTGGCTGGGTGCCGCGCTGGCCATCAGCGCCCTGGGGCTGATCGGCGCCTGGAGCCATTACCCCCTGGTGGTGGCGCCCTTCGGTGCCTCCGCCGTGCTGCTGTTCGGGGCTCCCGCCAGTCCCCTGGCGCAGCCCCGCAACATCGTGCTCGGCAACACCCTGGGGGCCCTGGTGAGCACCCTCTGTGTGCTCGCCCTCGGGCAGCAGCCCTGGGTGATGGGTGTGGCCGTGGGACTCACCATCGGCCTGGGTCAGGGGCTGCGCTGCCTGCACCCTCCGGCCGGCGCCGTGGCCCTGCTCGGTGTGCTGCTCGATGCCAGGCCCGCCTACGTGCTCAGTCCGATCCTTTCCGGCTCGGTGCTGCTCGTGCTGATCGCCGTGCTGTTCCACCGGCTGCGGCCCGCCGCCGTGCCCTACCCCCATCACTGGCTGTGA
- a CDS encoding ligase-associated DNA damage response exonuclease, with amino-acid sequence MPLPPDGLLRLTPQGLHCPAADAWIDPWRPVPRALITHAHADHARPGCGEYWAIGASETILRQRLGSGITLLPVEYDQTLRLGGARVSFHSAGHVLGSAQIRLEAGGESWLVSGDYKRCADPSCTPFTPVRADVFITEATFGLPIYRWQSGADVARQIRSWWQAAPERPSLLFAYAFGKAQRLLAELHAIGVSDEVLLHGAVEALMPAYRDAGVAMPPTRPVSAVAKGESLAGRLVIAPPSAHRSVWMKRFRLPQTAFVSGWMAVRGARRRRGYERGFVMSDHADWEGLVRTVRESGARQVYVTHGNSDGLARYLREVESIAAEPLDGRFQAERGQEEMEPAGSPAGP; translated from the coding sequence ATGCCCCTGCCCCCCGACGGTCTGCTGCGGCTCACCCCCCAGGGGCTGCACTGCCCGGCGGCGGACGCCTGGATCGATCCCTGGCGGCCGGTGCCCCGGGCCCTGATCACCCACGCCCATGCCGACCATGCCCGGCCGGGCTGCGGCGAGTACTGGGCGATCGGCGCCAGTGAGACGATCCTGCGCCAGCGCCTCGGCAGCGGCATCACGCTGCTGCCGGTGGAGTACGACCAGACCCTGCGCCTCGGCGGGGCCAGGGTGTCGTTTCACAGCGCCGGCCATGTGCTGGGTTCCGCCCAGATCAGGCTGGAGGCCGGCGGCGAGAGCTGGCTGGTGAGCGGCGACTACAAGCGCTGCGCCGACCCCAGCTGCACCCCCTTCACGCCCGTGCGGGCCGACGTGTTCATCACCGAGGCCACCTTCGGCCTGCCCATCTACCGCTGGCAGAGCGGCGCCGACGTGGCCCGCCAGATCCGGAGCTGGTGGCAGGCCGCGCCCGAGCGGCCCTCCCTGCTGTTCGCCTACGCCTTCGGCAAGGCCCAGCGGCTGCTGGCGGAGCTGCACGCCATCGGCGTGTCCGATGAGGTGCTGCTGCACGGGGCCGTGGAGGCCCTGATGCCCGCCTACCGCGACGCGGGGGTGGCCATGCCCCCCACCCGGCCGGTGAGCGCGGTGGCGAAAGGCGAATCCCTGGCCGGGCGGCTGGTGATCGCGCCGCCGTCGGCCCACCGCTCCGTGTGGATGAAGCGCTTCCGGCTGCCCCAGACGGCCTTTGTCAGCGGCTGGATGGCGGTGCGCGGCGCCCGGCGCCGGCGTGGCTACGAGCGCGGCTTCGTGATGAGCGACCACGCCGACTGGGAGGGGCTGGTGCGCACCGTGCGGGAGAGCGGCGCCCGGCAGGTGTACGTGACCCACGGCAACAGCGACGGACTGGCCCGCTACCTGCGGGAGGTGGAGAGCATCGCCGCCGAGCCGCTGGACGGGCGCTTCCAGGCCGAACGGGGCCAGGAGGAGATGGAGCCGGCAGGATCACCCGCAGGACCATGA
- a CDS encoding conjugal transfer protein TrbI, whose amino-acid sequence MAPTTCACPRCSCLVSPDTAVVRNNLSYCCEACASGHPNHEPCHAASGAGCGCQCGS is encoded by the coding sequence ATGGCCCCTACGACCTGTGCCTGCCCGCGCTGCAGTTGCCTGGTGTCGCCGGACACCGCCGTGGTGCGCAACAACCTCTCCTACTGCTGTGAGGCCTGCGCCAGCGGGCACCCCAACCACGAGCCCTGTCACGCGGCTTCAGGCGCGGGCTGCGGTTGCCAGTGCGGCTCCTGA
- a CDS encoding class I fructose-bisphosphate aldolase: MSLDSFRDDLAATACALAAEGKGLLAADESTGTVGKRFAAIGVENTEENRRAYRSLLASTPDLEDHISGVILYEETLFQDSVDATGQPGPPIISLFQDKGIVPGIKVDQGVEALPGGLPGEGWCTGLKGLQERAARYYARGARFAKWRAVLRISPEGSPSELCVRENAWGLARYARTVQEEGLVPIVEPEILMDGDHDIETTAAVQEWVLRLVYEALAHNGVFLEGSLLKPSMTLPGMGCASAPSPDQVAEFTLRTLERTVPVSVPSILFLSGGLSEEEASLYLNGINRAISPAPWHLGFSYGRALQQSCLKHWAGQDVAAGQQALMARARANGQAAQGFYVAGSEPSDGAPLFEANYTY, from the coding sequence ATGAGCCTCGACAGCTTCCGCGACGACCTGGCCGCCACCGCCTGCGCCCTGGCCGCCGAGGGCAAGGGACTGCTGGCCGCCGATGAATCCACCGGCACCGTGGGCAAGCGCTTTGCCGCCATCGGTGTGGAGAACACCGAGGAGAACCGCCGCGCCTACCGCAGCCTGCTGGCCAGCACGCCGGACCTGGAGGACCACATCAGCGGCGTGATCCTCTACGAGGAAACCCTGTTCCAGGACAGCGTGGATGCCACCGGCCAGCCCGGGCCCCCGATCATCAGCCTGTTCCAGGACAAGGGCATCGTGCCCGGCATCAAGGTGGACCAGGGGGTGGAAGCCCTGCCCGGCGGCCTGCCCGGCGAGGGCTGGTGCACCGGCCTCAAGGGCCTGCAGGAACGGGCCGCCCGCTACTACGCCCGCGGCGCCCGCTTCGCCAAGTGGCGTGCCGTGCTGCGGATCTCGCCGGAGGGATCCCCCTCGGAACTGTGCGTGCGGGAGAACGCCTGGGGTCTGGCCCGCTATGCCCGCACGGTGCAGGAGGAGGGGCTGGTGCCGATCGTGGAACCCGAGATCCTGATGGATGGCGACCACGACATCGAGACCACCGCGGCGGTGCAGGAGTGGGTGCTGCGCCTGGTGTACGAGGCCCTGGCCCACAACGGCGTGTTCCTGGAAGGGAGCCTGCTCAAGCCCTCCATGACCCTGCCCGGCATGGGCTGCGCCAGTGCACCCAGCCCCGATCAGGTGGCGGAGTTCACCCTGCGCACCCTGGAGCGCACGGTGCCGGTGAGCGTGCCGTCCATCCTGTTCCTCTCCGGCGGGCTGAGCGAGGAGGAGGCCAGCCTGTATCTCAACGGCATCAACCGGGCGATCTCGCCGGCCCCCTGGCATCTGGGCTTCTCCTACGGCCGGGCGTTGCAGCAGTCGTGTCTGAAGCACTGGGCCGGCCAAGATGTGGCGGCGGGCCAGCAGGCGCTGATGGCCCGGGCGCGGGCGAATGGCCAGGCCGCCCAGGGCTTCTACGTGGCCGGATCGGAGCCCTCCGACGGGGCGCCGCTGTTCGAGGCCAACTACACCTACTGA
- a CDS encoding MarC family protein produces the protein MEDLNRSVITLLALINPVICAVMLLERTPGVPHRRRLLLIGNVVLRTGLILLVSAAIGPQLLKRLGISLDVFQIVGGVVITSIGYGMFAPSPAPAAATGQESGSPENASLDPIVLFAASPGTISTVLALSVMHGPDQGLLPTSLAVLIALAITAVVMAVMVLRPGASTRSNSSLVSRFLGLILIAMGLQFVLTNLRTFFQAAG, from the coding sequence ATGGAAGACCTCAACCGTTCCGTGATCACGCTGCTGGCGTTGATCAATCCCGTGATCTGCGCGGTGATGCTGCTGGAGCGCACCCCGGGCGTTCCCCACCGCAGGCGCCTGCTGCTGATCGGCAACGTGGTGCTGCGCACAGGCCTGATCCTGCTGGTGAGCGCAGCGATCGGCCCCCAGCTGCTGAAGCGGCTGGGTATATCGCTGGATGTCTTCCAGATCGTTGGGGGTGTGGTGATCACCTCGATCGGGTACGGCATGTTCGCGCCCTCCCCTGCCCCTGCAGCAGCCACGGGGCAGGAGAGCGGCAGCCCGGAGAACGCCTCCCTGGATCCGATCGTGCTGTTCGCCGCCAGCCCCGGCACCATCTCCACCGTGCTGGCCCTTTCCGTGATGCACGGTCCGGATCAGGGGCTGCTCCCCACCAGCCTGGCGGTGCTGATCGCCCTGGCGATCACCGCGGTGGTGATGGCGGTGATGGTGCTGCGGCCCGGGGCCTCCACCCGGAGCAATTCCTCCCTGGTCAGCCGATTCCTCGGGCTGATCCTGATCGCCATGGGGCTGCAGTTCGTGCTCACCAACCTGCGCACGTTCTTCCAGGCCGCCGGCTGA